A window of the Halichoerus grypus chromosome 2, mHalGry1.hap1.1, whole genome shotgun sequence genome harbors these coding sequences:
- the LHX1 gene encoding LIM/homeobox protein Lhx1: MVHCAGCKRPILDRFLLNVLDRAWHVKCVQCCECKCNLTEKCFSREGKLYCKNDFFRCFGTKCAGCAQGISPSDLVRRARSKVFHLNCFTCMMCNKQLSTGEELYIIDENKFVCKEDYLSNSSVAKENSLHSATTGSDPSLSPDSQDPSQDDAKDSESANVSDKEGGSNENDDQNLGAKRRGPRTTIKAKQLETLKAAFAATPKPTRHIREQLAQETGLNMRVIQVWFQNRRSKERRMKQLSALGARRHAFFRSPRRMRPLVDRLEPGELIPNGPFSFYGDYQSEYYGPGGNYDFFPQGPPSSQAQTPVDLPFVPSSGPSGTPLGGLEHPLPGHHPSSEAQRFTDILAHPPGDSPSPEPSLPGPLHSMSAEVFGPSPPFSSLSVNGGASYGNHLSHPPEMNEAAVW, translated from the exons ATGGTGCACTGTGCCGGCTGCAAAAGGCCCATCCTGGACCGCTTCCTCTTGAACGTGCTGGACAGGGCCTGGCATGTCAAGTGCGTCCAGTGCTGTGAATGTAAATGCAACCTGACCGAGAAGTGCTTCTCCCGGGAAGGCAAGCTCTACTGCAAGAACGACTTTTTCCG ATGTTTCGGTACCAAATGCGCAGGCTGCGCGCAGGGCATCTCCCCTAGCGACCTGGTGCGGAGAGCGCGGAGCAAAGTGTTTCATCTAAACTGCTTCACCTGCATGATGTGTAACAAGCAGCTCTCCACTGGCGAGGAGCTCTATATCATCGACGAGAACAAATTTGTCTGCAAAGAGGATTACCTAAGCAACAGCAGTGTCGCCAAAGAGAACAGCCTCCACTCGG ccaccACAGGCAGTGACCCCAGTTTGTCTCCAGACTCCCAAGACCCGTCACAGGATGATGCCAAGGACTCAGAGAGTGCCAACGTATCGGACAAGGAAGGGGGCAGCAATGAGAATGACGACCAGAACCTAGGCGCCAAGCGGCGGGGCCCGCGTACCACCATCAAGGCGAAGCAACTGGAAACTCTGAAGGCGGCCTTCGCTGCTACTCCCAAGCCCACGCGCCATATCCGCGAGCAGCTGGCTCAGGAGACTGGCCTCAACATGCGTGTCATCCAG GTCTGGTTCCAGAACAGACGCTCCAAGGAACGGAGGATGAAGCAGCTGAGCGCGCTGGGCGCCCGGCGCCACGCTTTCTTCCGCAGTCCGCGCCGGATGCGGCCGCTCGTGGACCGCCTGGAGCCGGGCGAGCTCATCCCCAACGGGCCCTTCTCCTTCTACGGAG ATTACCAGAGCGAGTACTATGGGCCCGGGGGCAACTACGACTTCTTCCCGCAAGGCCCCCCGTCCTCGCAGGCTCAGACGCCAGTGGACCTGCCCTTCGTGCCGTCGTCCGGGCCCTCCGGGACGCCTCTGGGCGGCCTGGAGCACCCGCTGCCCGGCCACCACCCGTCGAGCGAGGCGCAGCGGTTCACTGACATCCTGGCGCATCCCCCCGGGGACTCGCCCAGCCCTGAGCCCAGCCTGCCCGGGCCTCTACACTCAATGTCCGCTGAGGTCTTCGGGCCCAGCCCGCCCTTCTCATCGCTGTCGGTCAACGGCGGGGCGAGCTATGGGAACCACCTGTCTCACCCCCCCGAAATGAACGAGGCGGCCGTGTGGTAG